The DNA segment GATGTATGGGAAACCACTTTGCAGCGCTGGCATCATCTCCGCCAATAACTTTAAAATCTGTGGATCGAATCAGGGCGTAGTATGAGACTGTAATGACTCTACCCCGGGGGTCCCTCTTTACATCGCTAAAAGTATATAATTGTTCCAAATAGAGATCACTTACACCCGTTTCTTCAGTGAGTTCTCTTCTGGCACATTCTTCTGTTGTTTCGTCCATTTGAAGAAAACCTCCCGGAAGTGCCCATTGCCCTTTGAAGGGTTCTATTCCTCTTTCAATAAGCAAGATGTTTAACTCTATTCCATCAAAACCAAAGATAACACAGTCGGTAGTTACCGATGGGCGAGGATATTCATAGCTATATGTTTTGTTTTGTGTGTTCATATTTATGTGTCTTAACGACACAAATGTATGAATAAATATTTGACTGCCAAAAATTTTGTGTCAAAATTACACAAAAAAACCATAAATATTGTATTGTATTGATAATTAATGATATGGATGATTGTTGTCCTAGATGTCTGATGAAAATATATTTGGAATTAGCATAAAAGGGATGAAATTAATCTATGTCACGCTTTTGTCACGCTTATATCCTTGACAATTCGCTTAAATTATCATAATATTAGTCGTACATCTCCAGAATATATTTTGGAATAAAAACAATGATTATGGACTCTAAAATTGATGAGCAGAAACTCAAGGATTTTGTTAGGAAGCATGCTCCCAGTTATTTGAAACAAGCCAATGTTAATTCAGTTGGATTGGCTTATAAAATTGAAAATGGAAAACGAACGGATCAATTAGCGATTCAATTTACGGTTTGTAAAAAGGTCGCACTAGAGTCGCTAGAATCGATCAATGAGGTTCCCATTCCTGCATCCTTTCAAGTGGATGGAAAGGATATACCATCGGATATCATTGAACGAGATTATGATATTAACCCCGTAAAAATGATTGACAAAACAAAGGGTTTACGTAAGCAATTTTTAGATCCTATATTGCCCGGTTGTAGTATTGGGCATCCAACTATTTCGGCAGGTACTGCCGGCTGTGTGGTATTTGATAAATACAATGGGGAAGAATATATTTTATCTAATTGGCATGTTCTTCAAGGGAGTCGTGGTAATATTGGCGATAGAGTAGTGCAACCCGGAATGCATGATGATGCCCGAAAAGATCGCAATGATGCGGGTGTTCTGGTGAATAGTCACCTGGGCTTGGCGGGAGATTGTGCAATAGCGAAAATGGATAAAAGAAAGGTCGATGGCCAAATAATAGACCTAGATGTTTGCGTGGAGAATATCTCAGCACCTTGGCTGGGAGACAAGGTCATGAAATCGGGAAGAACAACATCTCTAACCTTTGGTATTGTAACTCGGATTGATGTGACAACCAAGATGAATTATGGTGCCCAAGGTGATATTAATATAGGTTGTTTTGAATATACACCTGATCCAGATCATTTACCTTTTGATGGAGAAATCAGCATGGGAGGTGATTCGGGTGCTGCAGTTATGTTAGCGGATGATAGTAAGGCTACATCTACCATGTTGGGACTTCATTTTGCGGGTGAGGTGGGCAATGCGCCTGAACACGCTTTGGCTTGTTATGCTACTTCGGTTTTTGAAAAATTAAATATATCTGCAAAGCCGCCTACGCAAGCTGCTGTTCTTCAAGAAATTAAAAAAGGATACGATAGCAATTTTTTGTCCATTCCCTTGAGGTCTCCCTACCCTGTTAATGAGGGTGTTTTTGATGAACTCCTAAAGCATAAAAACGAAAATGTATTTGATTATATGCATTATTCTTTGGTTTTACATCGCGAAAGAAAGCTGGCTGCATGGGTTGCTTGGAATATTGATGGCGGTCATATTAAGAAGGTGAATAGGGTGGACTTTAAGAAAGATCCTCATTTACCGATGGAGGCACAAATAGGAAATGAATTGTATAAACACAATGATTTAGATAGGGGACATATGGCTCGTAGGGCCGAATTGTGTTGGGGGACACTTGCTGAGGCAAAAAAAGCCAATGACGATTCTTTTTATTATACGAATATCGCTCCTCAACATAAACGTTTTAATCAATCTCATATGTATGGTGTGTGGGGACAACTTGAGAATGCGGTTTTTGATCAGGCCAAAATAAAAGACTTGAAGGTTTCTGTGATGGCAGGGCCCTTATTTAATGAGAGTGATCCCATATACAGAGGTGTGAAGATTCCTAAGGAATACTGGAAAGTAATATGTTATGTGGATGAGGTGAATAATCAGCTCGTACATCACTGCTTTATCTTAACTCAGTCAGATCTGGTTGCTGATTTGGAAAGGTTGGACTTTGATGCATTTAAATTATTTAAAGTTTCCATTTCAACCATTGCTGAAAAGTCTAATTTTAAGATTGTTGACCTTGTTTCAAAGGAGTCTGTTGAAACAATAGAGGAAGTGAGAGAGATATTCTCTGTTTATGACATATTCAATTAATAATGATGAAACGAGCCATGGGAATTGTTTAGCTTCGCTGACCTTTGATTCGCACATAGGGGGATGGTTAGTATCGGCCTGTTTCATGCAACAAATAAAAATACTAAGGCTATGAAATATTGTTTAATGATTATGGTAAGTTCATTCTGTTTTAGCTTGTATGCGCAGGTGAAGGGTACTGTTAAGGAGGTTCATGAAACATCGTTTGAGAAACCTCAACATGCTATAACTCTAAAGTATTATTCAGACAAAAAAGCATTGGTTATTGATAAACCGTTTTGGTTGAAAAAGAATACCGAGTATACTGTTTTTATTGAGGGTGTTAATTCTGCGATTGTCAAGCAACAGTTTCATCAAAAGAGTTTCTTTTGGGTTTCTGAGCGACCTAAAATTTTAGAAACTATTTTTCCCATGGGTTCTTCTTATCAATATCTTATAAGTAAAGAAGTGGGGGACTTATCTGCGCCGGAATCGATGAATGCTGAAAGTACTTGTGTACCGAAGAGCTTGAGCTCATTAATAGAAGAGGCGATTATAAAGTATCAGAATTTGATGGACATCAAACAAGGTATATTAAATCTTTACGAATCTACTGCTATATTGCCCAATATGGAAATGGCAGTAAATACTAGCGATACGATTTCGATTCTATTGGGAGGAAAGGATTTGTCGGATGATGAATTTGCCATGAAAATTAAAGAGCATCATCTTTTTGTAAAAACAGTGGAAGAGTTGTATGCCGCTTATTTGTCGCAGTTGAAGCCCGACTGTGTGTCGAAAGAATGCATACGTAATGCGATTTTGTTGCGATTGTATGTAGAGGAAATAGAGGGCGTAAATTATGCTAAATTGCTGGCTTTTTTAAAGGCATCTAAAAAGGCAAAAGAAAAGATCATGGTTTCTTCATTTAAGGCGGATAAAGATCTGGTTGAACTAGATGTGAAGTTGATGAATACATTTACTGGAGATACCTTGGCCGACAATAAGATTGTCCTTGATACTTATGGGGGGTGGTCATTTGATTTTTCAACAGGATTTATGATGAATTCTTTGATTAACAAAGCGTATGCTTTAAAAAGTTTGGATGATGCGCGTTATGAAGTTATAGAAGAAGATGGGAGCGAAATGGATTTTGGTTTTGGTGGTTTGGGACATTTGACGTATAAATATTCTCCTTGTTTTAAAGTGGGAATAGCCACAGGTGCTAGCCTGTCTTTATATGATGGTAACTTGAGGTACTTATTGGGTCCTACCGTATTATTTGGTAAAAGGAATAAGTTATCTATGACCGGAGGACTTAGCTTTGCTAAGCTTGAACAATTGTCTGCAAGTGTTACAAGAGAATCGGATGGAACACATACTGTGCCCATTACCGCAGAATCTATACCTACCTACCATAAGCTAAAGACTGGCTGGTTTGTGAGCGTGTCTTATGTGATTGTTAGTAAAAAGTGAATGATTGTGCATTCCCATAGTCTGGACATATGCGATATTTGGGGTGTATATTCTAGTATACACCCCGAATCTTATTATTTACCCGCTTGTTGAATATTAACGTAGTCAAAATAATCACCTGCTTCAAAAGTGATATTCATAACTCGGTCATCTTCAGTGTTATTTTCATTTATTTTGACGAAAAGGGTATTTTTATCTCGCTTCTCAACCAAAAAATGTTTTTCAATAATACGAAATGAGTGTGATTCAAGGTTTATATCCTCTCTACCATAGTAGCTATAAATGCTATCTTCAAAGGTAATGGCATCAATCCACCAGCCATCTCCTTTTGTTGTTATTGTTGCTGAATCTGTTTTTGCTTCAAGGTCAACATGCTTTGTTGATAGTTTTATAACATCATCCCATTTTCCAATTAGTTGGTCTTTGTCAGAACAAGAATTAAGTATAAAAATGCTTGCTATTACAATCATTAAATTTTTCATGTTTAGAGATAAAAGTCTTTGTTTTTTCATTTGTTCGAATTGAATTATGTTTTGGATGTGGTCGAAAATAGATTGGTACATTTTTTATAAAAAACGCAGTGGAAAAAATATGAGGCTCAGTGCATACGGTTATTATCGATGGCAAATTGAAGGAGGTAGGGGGTGGGAGAATTCCAATTTAAGCAGACTTCGTTACTGGCATAGCTTTTCCATACATCGCGATAAGCCTGCATAGGTGAAACGTTTTTGGGATATTCCACATCATTGGAATCTTGCCTGCCGTAGTTGGGACCACCGCATACAAAACCAGGTACAGGCGCTTTAATGCTATCGGATTTGGATGCCCTGTGATGTATATTCATCGGAGATTTGGATCCTACACCAGTGACCATGGAAATACCCAAGGCATTATGACCAAACAGGTAGTTTAAAGATGAATACACAGCATCGGCATATTCTTGTTTGTCCGAAATAGAATAAGCATTGGCTATGATAAAAGCAATATTTTGGACATCACTGTTAGATGCCCATTGAAAATCATTTACACCTTGCTGATAATCGTAGGTTTGTATACGTTTTGTTAAATCATCAGCACTAACTATTAATCTTTTTTCGA comes from the Saccharicrinis fermentans DSM 9555 = JCM 21142 genome and includes:
- a CDS encoding NUDIX hydrolase — protein: MNTQNKTYSYEYPRPSVTTDCVIFGFDGIELNILLIERGIEPFKGQWALPGGFLQMDETTEECARRELTEETGVSDLYLEQLYTFSDVKRDPRGRVITVSYYALIRSTDFKVIGGDDASAAKWFPIHQVPSLAFDHDRILREGHNRLKSKIRYEPIGFELLEEIFTIPQLQRLYEAILGIQLDRRNFNRKITSLDILEPIENKLKGVGHKGARQFRFDKEKYQALKSRGLNFEI
- a CDS encoding DNA/RNA non-specific endonuclease, translated to MDSKIDEQKLKDFVRKHAPSYLKQANVNSVGLAYKIENGKRTDQLAIQFTVCKKVALESLESINEVPIPASFQVDGKDIPSDIIERDYDINPVKMIDKTKGLRKQFLDPILPGCSIGHPTISAGTAGCVVFDKYNGEEYILSNWHVLQGSRGNIGDRVVQPGMHDDARKDRNDAGVLVNSHLGLAGDCAIAKMDKRKVDGQIIDLDVCVENISAPWLGDKVMKSGRTTSLTFGIVTRIDVTTKMNYGAQGDINIGCFEYTPDPDHLPFDGEISMGGDSGAAVMLADDSKATSTMLGLHFAGEVGNAPEHALACYATSVFEKLNISAKPPTQAAVLQEIKKGYDSNFLSIPLRSPYPVNEGVFDELLKHKNENVFDYMHYSLVLHRERKLAAWVAWNIDGGHIKKVNRVDFKKDPHLPMEAQIGNELYKHNDLDRGHMARRAELCWGTLAEAKKANDDSFYYTNIAPQHKRFNQSHMYGVWGQLENAVFDQAKIKDLKVSVMAGPLFNESDPIYRGVKIPKEYWKVICYVDEVNNQLVHHCFILTQSDLVADLERLDFDAFKLFKVSISTIAEKSNFKIVDLVSKESVETIEEVREIFSVYDIFN